The Alnus glutinosa chromosome 7, dhAlnGlut1.1, whole genome shotgun sequence genome includes a region encoding these proteins:
- the LOC133873959 gene encoding cationic peroxidase 1-like, with protein sequence MASHRSAPSIHTTTKVCLLFSVLFVGMASAQLSSTFYDTSCPNALSTIKSAIDSAVSTEARMGASLLRLHFHDCFVQGCDASVLLDGSDGEKVAGPNNNSLRGFEVIDTVKSQVETACAGIVSCADILAVAARDSVVALGGPSWTVQLGRRDSTTSSQSGANTDLPAPTLDLSGLISAFSNKGFTANELVALSGSHTIGQARCVSFRRRAYNETNIDSSYQTSLQSQCPSTGGDDNLSPLDVTTPTTFDNTYFTNLINKKGLLHSDQVLFNGGSTDAQVNNYSANSATFGTDFANAMVKMGNLSPLTGTSGQIRKNCRTVNS encoded by the exons ATGGCTTCCCACCGTTCTGCCCCCTCCATTCACACAACCACAAAAGTGTGCCTTTTATTCTCAGTACTTTTCGTGGGAATGGCCTCTGCCCAGTTATCCTCTACTTTCTACGATACATCCTGCCCTAATGCCCTCTCCACCATTAAATCAGCTATTGACTCTGCTGTGAGTACAGAGGCACGCATGGGCGCATCGCTGCTCCGTCTTCATTTTCATGACTGTTTTGTTCAA GGATGCGATGCATCTGTACTGTTGGATGGTAGTGATGGAGAGAAAGTAGCTGGGCCCAACAATAATTCACTAAGGGGATTCGAAGTAATAGACACCGTCAAATCTCAAGTGGAGACCGCATGCGCTGGTATTGTGTCATGTGCTGACATTTTAGCCGTTGCTGCGAGAGACTCTGTTGTCGct CTGGGAGGACCTAGTTGGACTGTTCAGTTGGGCAGAAGAGACTCCACCACCTCAAGTCAAAGCGGTGCTAATACTGACCTCCCTGCTCCAACATTGGATCTTAGTGGCCTTATCAGTGCCTTCTCAAACAAGGGTTTCACTGCCAATGAATTGGTGGCTTTATCAG GATCTCACACAATAGGCCAAGCCAGGTGCGTAAGCTTCCGGCGCAGGGCATACAACGAAACCAACATAGACTCCTCGTACCAAACATCACTACAATCGCAATGTCCAAGCACCGGAGGAGACGACAATCTTTCCCCTCTTGACGTCACTACTCCGACAACCTTTGACAATACTTACTTCACGAACTTGATAAATAAAAAGGGTCTACTGCACTCGGATCAAGTGCTTTTTAATGGAGGTTCCACAGACGCTCAAGTCAATAATTACAGCGCAAACTCGGCAACTTTCGGTACAGACTTCGCGAACGCCATGGTGAAGATGGGGAACCTTAGCCCACTCACTGGCACGAGCGGCCAGATCAGAAAAAACTGCAGGACAGTCAACAGCTGA